The Syntrophorhabdus sp. nucleotide sequence CGGGGATCGGAGATAACGGCCCGAATGCCAAGGTTCGTTGACAATGATCCTGGTATTCTGTAGAATGATCCTATCACGATGATGTGAGGAACAATGGCGTTCGAGGGGAACGCCATTTTCATTTTGAGACGAAGGCGTCTTTGTCCGCCCGAGGGAGGGCGGGAAGACGCCTTTTTCTATTGGAAGCATGAGCCGGCGGGGCCGGAAAGGGGGCCTTACATGGGCGACCAGGGAAATCGTGAGGTAAAGGAGCTTTCGCTTCTTTTCGATATCAGCGCCAGGCTGAGCGAGAGTCTTGATCTCAAGACCGTATTGAGACCGATCCTCCACCTTATTGCCGGGCACATGGAGATACCCAGGGGTACCCTCACCATTCTCAACCGGGCGAGGGAAGAGATCGCGATAGAGGAGGCATACGGTCTTCGTCCCGACGAACAGGCGAGGGGCAGGTACCGCATGGGCGAGGGCGTCACGGGAAAGGTTATCGATACGGGCCAGCCCGTCGTGGTTCCCAATATCGCCGATGAGCCCCTCTTTCTCGACAGAACAGGGTCCCGGAAGAACGTTAACAAGAGGGATGTTGCCTTCATCTGTGTGCCCATCAGGATAGGCAGTGAAGTGATCGGTGCCCTGTCCGCCGACAGGCTGCACAACGAAGGCATGTCCCTGGAGAACGACGTGCGTCTCCTGACCATCATCGCGTCCAGCATCTCCCAGGCCGTCCGCCTTCGCCAGCTGGCGCAGGAAGAGCTGGAAAAGATGAGGGAGGAGAACCGGCGTCTCCATGACCAGTTGAAGACGCGGTACGACATGAAGACCATCGTCGGTAACTCCAAGGGGATGCAGACCGTGTATTCCCTCATCGACAAGGTGTGCCGTACGAACGCCACGGTGCTCATCCTGGGGGAAAGCGGCGTCGGTAAGGAGCGTGTGGCCCAGACCATTCACTACAGTTCGAACAGGGCCTCCCGCCCCTTCGTCAAAGTGAACTGCGCGGCCCTGCCGGAATCCCTGATCGAGAGTGAGCTTTTCGGCCATGAGAGGGGCTCGTTCACGGGCGCGACGATGGCGCGCACAGGCCGGTTCGAGGCGGCGAAGGACGGCACCATCTTTCTCGACGAGGTGGGCGACCTGCCGCCGGTGGTCCAGGTGAAGCTGCTCCGTGTCCTGCAGGAAAAGGAGTTCGAACGCGTGGGCGGAAACGCGCCCATAAAGCTGGAGGCAAGGATCATCACGGCGACGAACAAGGACCTCGAGACCCTTGTCCGGGAAGGAAAGTTCCGGGAGGACCTCTATTACAGGTTCAACGTTTTTCCCATCCTTGTCCCATCGCTTCGGGACCGGAAGACGGACATCATGCTTCTGGCCGACCATTTCATCCAGAAATACGGCAGGGAGCATGGAAAGGAGATCACAAGGGTGTCGACGACCTCGACGGACATGCTCATGAGCTACCACTGGCCGGGCAACGTCCGGGAACTGGAGAACTGTATCGAAAGGGCGATCATCCTCTGCACCGACGGGGTCATCCACAGCTACCATCTTCCGCCCAACCTGAAGGGCGGAGGGCCGGACGGACGGGATACGACCGCTTCCGGTTTCAGGGGCATCATGGCCAGTATGGAACGGGAGATCATCATGGAGGAGCTTAAGAGAACGGGCGGCAACATGGCAAAGGCAGCCAGGGCACTGGGCATCACGGAACGGATGATGGGACTCAGGGTGGCCCGGTACGGAATAGACACCGGACGCTTCAAGGGGAAGGGGGGGAAATGACGGTTGCGAGATGCGGGTTAGAAGCAAAAAAGAGACAGCAAGCCGCAGAGACGACAACTGCGAAGGCCCCGATCTTGCCGGACAGCATCAAGGTCTCCCCGCGTCCTCTTCCCCCGTCATTCCGGCACCCCTCTTCCCCCGTCATTCCGGCACCCCTCTTCCCCCGTCATTCCGGC carries:
- a CDS encoding sigma 54-interacting transcriptional regulator, whose amino-acid sequence is MGDQGNREVKELSLLFDISARLSESLDLKTVLRPILHLIAGHMEIPRGTLTILNRAREEIAIEEAYGLRPDEQARGRYRMGEGVTGKVIDTGQPVVVPNIADEPLFLDRTGSRKNVNKRDVAFICVPIRIGSEVIGALSADRLHNEGMSLENDVRLLTIIASSISQAVRLRQLAQEELEKMREENRRLHDQLKTRYDMKTIVGNSKGMQTVYSLIDKVCRTNATVLILGESGVGKERVAQTIHYSSNRASRPFVKVNCAALPESLIESELFGHERGSFTGATMARTGRFEAAKDGTIFLDEVGDLPPVVQVKLLRVLQEKEFERVGGNAPIKLEARIITATNKDLETLVREGKFREDLYYRFNVFPILVPSLRDRKTDIMLLADHFIQKYGREHGKEITRVSTTSTDMLMSYHWPGNVRELENCIERAIILCTDGVIHSYHLPPNLKGGGPDGRDTTASGFRGIMASMEREIIMEELKRTGGNMAKAARALGITERMMGLRVARYGIDTGRFKGKGGK